The Saccharomyces mikatae IFO 1815 strain IFO1815 genome assembly, chromosome: 11 genome has a segment encoding these proteins:
- the TOF2 gene encoding Tof2p (similar to Saccharomyces cerevisiae NET1 (YJL076W) and TOF2 (YKR010C); ancestral locus Anc_1.294), which yields MWRLQIVLVPPTAQDAITFLDANMNISDISQSAFPMLQYNENIIMNSSDNNDRNSFAANSSSQKAIQASNNNSFLNHLPNCKKFLHFTNGNNTLLDLSNEILLKFDKLYPYFNEPIEIMSLRDRHGCDLDSQFIIKDVFESDGVVLVILKDELDWSKNKHISLLQLARQRKRPNNRLSVESMVNEGVSSKTKKDAIHLVTKNSFKKKFTNKSRVSTPLMNEILPLASKHDALNKGNGSIRPPPILIASDINKYPQDRNHAKREPDIYEGDSDKENMPSISVEEQKKDGSKLHEVINPDNVRNSSEKPAFELPSENSSQISYDSIDTDFQLSTTSITNSDMHTQDHNTSSAVYSARKSSLETKVQNKKSEDLRLDDKNRSENYRRIETFSDEEDFNNTDNDHVDSFVNSSKKALVGFRDINSDFDGVSFNSDIEDAVQSTQTTKSAIYPSFYSNNSLYRNKGKEDLFRLVENEFPVKSLSDASSKLNKKGVKIKDTIRKLNKFKPYKETETLRNNTITESRFKNCAPRTKLNVTSKNSGIVRLDTKHPNGLHGVDSLGQIAKVGRITVKRKIDGVESKIIEFRRKKNMENKSLKDIFANTGKSLNTNSTIKVVKLKRDTVANPKEEMEAISNSARQTQNSHKVTMKGSTPGEKENGRAMPPQFKKVKIAKSHSSSSSSSSGSLESLSESSSSDDSDDNSNSRNVQVKKINFRTGHESTGSSSDQLMLDLDGNEASSNKYQTPTYVESDEFDE from the coding sequence ATGTGGAGGTTGCAAATTGTACTCGTGCCGCCAACTGCCCAAGATGCCATTACATTTCTCGACGCCAATATGAATATAAGTGATATCTCACAATCAGCATTTCCTATGCTTCagtataatgaaaatataaTCATGAATAGCAGTGACAATAACGATAGAAACTCTTTCGCTGCGAACTCATCTTCACAAAAAGCTATTCAAGCAAGCAATaacaattcttttctcaatCACCTCCCGAATTGTAAAAAGTTTCTACATTTCACAAACGGTAACAATACACTTTTAGATCTATCAAATGAAATTTTACTCAAATTTGATAAACTTTATCCATATTTCAACGAGCCTATCGAAATCATGTCTTTACGAGATAGACACGGTTGTGATTTGGACTCTCAATTTATAATAAAAGATGTATTTGAAAGTGATGGTGTCGTTTTagtaattttgaaagatgaaTTAGATTGGAGTAAAAATAAGcatatttcattattacaGTTAGCAAGACAACGAAAACGGCCGAATAACAGGTTATCCGTAGAATCTATGGTTAATGAAGGCGTATCTtctaaaacaaaaaaggaTGCTATCCACTTAGTAACCAAAAACtcgttcaagaaaaagtttacCAATAAGTCAAGGGTCTCAACGCCTCTAATGAATGAAATTTTACCGCTTGCAAGCAAGCATGATGCACTGAATAAGGGAAATGGTTCCATACGACCTCCCCCGATATTAATTGCTTCTGATATAAACAAGTATCCACAAGATCGTAACCATGCAAAGAGAGAGCCTGATATATACGAAggtgatagtgataaagaaaatatgccCTCAATATCTGTTGAGgaacagaaaaaagatgGCTCCAAGTTACATGAAGTGATAAACCCAGATAACGTACGCAATTCTTCAGAAAAGCCTGCTTTTGAGCTCCCAAGTGAAAATTCCTCGCAGATTTCGTATGATTCAATTGATACCGATTTCCAATTGAGCACTACTTCTATTACGAATTCTGATATGCATACGCAAGATCACAACACTTCTAGCGCGGTCTACAGCGCTAGGAAGAGCTCTTTAGAGACTAAagttcaaaacaaaaaaagtgaGGATCTTCGATTGGATGACAAAAATAGAAGTGAAAATTATAGAAGAATAGAAACATTttcagatgaagaagacttTAATAATACGGATAACGATCACGTAGATTCTTTTGTGAACAGTTCCAAGAAGGCTTTGGTGGGTTTTCGGGATATTAATTCTGATTTCGATGGCGTTTCCTTCAATAGTGATATCGAAGATGCAGTACAAAGTACCCAGACTACCAAAAGTGCTATTTATCCCTCCTTTTATTCTAACAACAGTTTATATCGAAATAAAGGTAAGGAGGACTTATTCCGCCTTGTCGAGAATGAGTTCCCTGTTAAATCATTGAGCGATGCCTCATCTAAGTTAAATAAGAAAGGGGTAAAGATAAAAGACACTATCCGGAAACTAAATAAGTTTAAACCTTATAAGGAAACTGAGACTCTAAGAAATAACACTATCACGGAATCACGCTTTAAAAATTGTGCTCCAAGGACAAAACTTAATGTCACGTCTAAAAATTCAGGTATTGTTCGTCTGGATACCAAGCATCCTAATGGTCTTCATGGTGTTGATTCCCTTGGTCAAATTGCAAAGGTCGGAAGAATAACGGTGAAGCGAAAAATTGATGGTGTTGAATCaaaaattatagaatttagaaggaaaaagaatatggaaaataaatctttgaaagatatttttgCAAACACTGGGAAATCGCTAAACACAAATTCGACCATAAAAGTAGTTAAGTTGAAGAGAGATACTGTTGCTAATcctaaagaagaaatggagGCAATCTCTAATAGCGCACGACAGACGCAAAACTCACATAAGGTGACTATGAAGGGATCAACACcaggagaaaaagaaaatggccGAGCAATGCCACCGCAGttcaaaaaagttaaaattGCAAAGTCACATTCTTCATCctcctcatcttcttcaggtTCGCTCGAATCCTTGTCAGAGAGCTCCTCCTCAGATGATTCGGACGATAATTCTAACTCAAGGAACGTacaagtgaaaaaaattaactTCAGGACAGGTCATGAATCGACTGGAAGCTCTAGTGACCAACTTATGCTAGATTTAGACGGGAATGAAGCAAGTTCAAACAAATATCAAACACCTACGTATGTTGAGAGCgatgaatttgatgaataa
- the FPT1 gene encoding chromatin-associated RNAPIII regulator FPT1 (similar to Saccharomyces cerevisiae YKR011C; ancestral locus Anc_1.293), giving the protein MSKLETVYLYAGEEQPRVKLTCIKEGLTLPQVIKFIHSIQELYGIELKTSETITENLRIDCAPAYLKPGCNPHFYILEYEEINDTFFIWKSDGRWQLNKMSILLYSDNDSNLVKNTSWKGVFHNDQRFKNYEKRGWLQLCLEKMSEDLSKLNVEQFWSQYDKICHNISKQKKKNEQFNMEVFDNFKNVVSIAVIKTKVSSNKRLLTATVRKYHDSMKKKNNVQEQNFKENSLESCSNNGHSASLESESRHFSPMNSLSPSLITDDEAASTDYIYRDLASKPNASFMHSSATNDLIKANFESYFKMMAEDYETFDLKAWSRQRPRKFQLVEKKKVTKNSTNNHRPHNNGKISF; this is encoded by the coding sequence ATGTCTAAATTAGAAACTGTTTACTTATACGCCGGTGAAGAACAACCACGTGTTAAGTTGACCTGCATTAAGGAAGGTCTCACTCTACCTCAAGTTATCAAGTTTATCCATTCTATTCAAGAGTTGTACGGGATTGAATTGAAGACTTCAGAAACCATAACAGAGAATTTGAGAATAGATTGTGCGCCGGCGTATTTGAAGCCGGGCTGTAATCCTCATTTCTACATCCTTGAGtatgaagaaataaatgacactttttttatttggaAATCAGACGGTCGCTGGCAATTGAACAAGATGTCCATCCTATTGTACAGTGATAACGATTCTAACCTGGTCAAAAACACTTCCTGGAAAGGGGTTTTTCATAATGATCAAAGGTTCAAAAACTATGAAAAGCGGGGTTGGTTACAACTTTGTCTAGAAAAAATGAGCGAGGACCTATCGAAGCTAAACGTTGAACAATTTTGGTCTCAATACGATAAAATATGTCATAACATCTctaagcaaaaaaaaaaaaatgaacagTTCAATATGGAGGTTTTCgacaatttcaaaaacgTTGTCTCTATTGCTGTCATAAAGACTAAAGTCTCATCAAATAAACGACTTTTGACAGCAACTGTAAGAAAATACCATGactcaatgaaaaagaaaaataacgtccaagaacaaaatttcAAGGAAAATAGTTTGGAATCATGTTCAAACAATGGCCATTCTGCATCTCTGGAAAGCGAATCAAGACATTTCTCTCCAATGAACTCACTGTCGCCTTCTTTAATTACCGATGACGAAGCAGCTTCGACAGACTACATCTACAGAGACCTTGCATCTAAGCCTAACGCGAGTTTCATGCATTCAAGCGCAACAAATGATCTTATCAAGGCAAATTTCGAGAGCTATTTCAAAATGATGGCCGAAGACTATGAAACTTTTGACTTGAAAGCCTGGTCGAGACAAAGGCCTCGTAAGTTTCAGCTtgtagaaaaaaagaaagttacCAAGAATTCTACAAACAATCATCGTCCGCATAATAACGGCAAAATATCTTTTTAA
- the PRY2 gene encoding sterol-binding protein (similar to Saccharomyces cerevisiae PRY1 (YJL079C) and PRY2 (YKR013W); ancestral locus Anc_1.291) encodes MKFSKVSLLAASASVALSAPVAVTVTQHVHQAATVVVQGIVYVENGQTLTTFVTKGSPSAAIATATATATATVSAPIVVANAQVDSVAPTVIQESAVVAESVTSDAFSTATFEESSTASTVAPSVQSFTSTTQESTQNVAATPSTSVAQIAGTTTPITTSSPTTPTTTTASSTTATTTQSTASSTQSSDSNSDFSTSMVNEHNTKRALHKDTGSLTWSDTLASYAQNYADSYDCSGNLVHSGGPYGENLALGYGTTGSVDAWYNEITSYDYSNPGFSESAGHFTQVVWKGTSEVGCGLKSCGGEWGDYIICSYKAAGNFIGEFADNVMPLA; translated from the coding sequence atgaaattttccaaagtCTCGTTGCTGGCCGCATCTGCATCCGTTGCTTTATCTGCTCCAGTTGCTGTCACCGTCACACAACACGTTCATCAAGCAGCCACTGTGGTGGTACAAGGTATAGTTTATGTGGAAAACGGTCAGACTCTAACAACATTCGTTACCAAGGGCTCTCCAAGCGCCGCCATTGCCACTGCTACTGCCACTGCCACTGCCACTGTATCGGCTCCTATAGTGGTTGCTAATGCTCAAGTGGACAGCGTAGCTCCTACTGTCATTCAAGAGAGCGCCGTGGTGGCAGAATCTGTCACTTCCGATGCGTTCTCTACCGcaacttttgaagaatccTCTACTGCAAGCACAGTTGCACCATCGGTACAATCCTTTACAAGTACCACGCAAGAATCCACTCAGAATGTTGCGGCTACACCTTCAACATCGGTAGCACAAATTGCTGGCACAACCACTCCAATCACCACTTCTAGTCCAACTACGCCAACAACCACCACTGCTAGTTCAACCACTGCTACTACCACGCAATCAACGGCCTCATCTACTCAGTCTTCGGACTCGAACTCTGATTTTTCAACGTCGATGGTTAACGAACACAACACCAAGAGGGCATTACACAAGGACACCGGTTCTTTAACATGGTCCGACACCCTAGCCTCATACGCACAAAATTACGCCGACTCTTATGACTGTTCAGGGAACTTGGTACACTCTGGCGGTCCATACGGTGAAAACTTAGCATTGGGTTATGGAACAACCGGCTCCGTCGATGCTTGGTATAACGAAATTACTAGTTACGACTATTCAAACCCTGGATTCAGCGAAAGCGCAGGCCACTTTACCCAAGTCGTGTGGAAGGGAACTTCTGAAGTCGGTTGCGGTTTGAAATCTTGCGGTGGCGAATGGGGTGATTATATCATTTGTTCCTACAAGGCCGCTGGTAACTTTATTGGTGAATTTGCCGATAATGTTATGCCATTGGCTTAA
- the YPT52 gene encoding Rab family GTPase YPT52 (similar to Saccharomyces cerevisiae YPT52 (YKR014C); ancestral locus Anc_1.289), whose translation MLQFKLVLLGDSSVGKSSIVHRFVKDTFDELRESTIGAAFLSQSITIHPNDGGEVKDVIIKFEIWDTAGQERYKSLAPMYYRNANAALVVYDITQEDSLQKARNWVDELKNKVGDDDLVIYLLGNKVDLCQESASTEPSPESNKGEDDEQKVRVISTEEAKQYAQEQGLLFREVSAKTGEGVKEIFQDIGEKLYDSKKDEILSKQNRQINGSNNGQVDIHLQRPSTNDPTSCCS comes from the coding sequence ATGTTGCAATTCAAATTAGTTTTGTTGGGTGACTCGTCTGTGGGTAAGTCTTCTATTGTCCACCGTTTTGTTAAGGATACATTTGACGAACTACGTGAAAGTACAATCGGTGCTGCTTTTCTATCTCAGTCTATCACGATTCATCCAAACGATGGTGGGGAAGTAAAGGATGTCATTataaaatttgaaatctgGGATACTGCTGGTCAAGAAAGATACAAGTCATTGGCACCAATGTATTATAGAAATGCGAATGCTGCATTAGTAGTTTATGACATCACTCAAGAAGATTCACTACAAAAGGCAAGAAACTGGGttgatgaattgaaaaataaggTAGGTGATGATGACTTGGTTATTTACTTATTAGGGAACAAAGTGGATTTGTGTCAAGAATCAGCTAGTACTGAACCAAGTCCAGAATCCAATAAAggtgaagatgatgaacaAAAGGTAAGAGTAATCAGCACCGAAGAAGCGAAACAGTATGCACAAGAACAAGGGTTGTTGTTCCGAGAAGTAAGTGCTAAAACGGGTGAAGGCGTTAAAGAGATATTCCAGGATATTGGCGAGAAATTATACGATTCAAAGAAGGACGAAATTCTGTCCAAGCAAAATAGACAGATTAACGGAAGCAATAACGGGCAAGTAGATATTCATTTGCAAAGGCCTTCCACAAACGACCCCACATCctgttgtagttga